The following coding sequences are from one Elusimicrobium minutum Pei191 window:
- the nadE gene encoding NAD(+) synthase — protein sequence MSKLTPAKVYKEITAGLKKFTKENNIKKCVIGISGGIDCAVVSALAVDVFGPSNVYGVAIPTKFSSKESLTLAKKLAKNLKINFQIINIDGTFEAIVKEMGGIKKLKPLTVQNIQPRLRSNVLMAVSSEVGGVVLATGNKTEVATGYYTLYGDSCGAIAPLACLYKEMVYKLAAYINRNKELIPQGTITRPPTAELAHNQKDEDDLLPYSVLDKILHMYLDLKLEPSTIAKKLNITVAEVEKIENRYRKNMFKKAQAAPPLLLSKCCHVDL from the coding sequence GAAGGTTTATAAAGAAATTACGGCGGGTTTAAAAAAATTCACCAAAGAAAATAATATAAAAAAATGCGTTATAGGAATAAGCGGCGGCATAGACTGCGCTGTTGTTTCGGCGCTGGCTGTTGATGTTTTCGGCCCTTCTAATGTTTATGGTGTGGCTATTCCTACAAAATTTTCTTCTAAAGAAAGTTTAACGCTTGCAAAAAAGCTTGCCAAAAATTTAAAAATAAATTTTCAAATTATAAATATTGACGGGACCTTTGAAGCTATTGTGAAAGAGATGGGGGGAATAAAAAAATTAAAACCCTTAACCGTGCAAAATATTCAACCCAGACTGCGTTCCAATGTTCTTATGGCGGTTTCTTCCGAGGTAGGCGGCGTTGTTTTAGCCACGGGAAATAAAACTGAAGTCGCCACAGGCTACTATACTTTATATGGCGATTCCTGCGGGGCAATAGCTCCTTTAGCCTGCCTTTATAAAGAAATGGTTTATAAGCTTGCCGCTTATATTAACCGAAATAAAGAGCTTATACCCCAAGGCACAATTACACGCCCGCCAACAGCCGAGCTTGCGCATAACCAAAAAGACGAGGACGACCTTTTGCCTTACTCTGTTTTAGATAAAATATTGCATATGTATCTTGATTTAAAATTAGAACCTTCGACTATCGCTAAAAAACTAAATATAACCGTTGCAGAAGTTGAAAAAATAGAAAACAGATACAGAAAAAATATGTTTAAAAAAGCGCAGGCCGCGCCGCCTTTGCTTCTTTCAAAATGCTGTCATGTTGATTTATAA
- a CDS encoding S8 family peptidase — protein MKKFLFLISLFALPNILFALDEEYASLGNNPPVPARAVANPQAGGPHKRGSLGPTSTVNKRNPFDLNSDILENYKNWGKTRMNLEAAHKLGITGAGVTVMVIDSGVSPHKEFKTGAISTLDFTSSGPYDTFGHSTGVIGIIIAKGEDMLGVAPDAKIYSAKANPGQGLISSGPVVNAINWAVEHNKTSQDKISVINLSYGVSGWQQDLADAIKNAYKAGIIIVAPSGNEGFHKVLFPASMDEVIAVSGITAHDGAYGKSSYGAQVDFTAPASAVYTTGLNNSYIWADGTSVAAPYVAGMAALAIEGYRLANEGKDPSPAQVKEILAAASSLASGPHKLKQGYGVIDAGKVAARFVPAGKK, from the coding sequence ATGAAAAAATTTTTATTTTTAATTTCTTTATTCGCGCTGCCTAATATACTATTTGCTTTAGATGAGGAATATGCAAGCTTGGGCAATAATCCTCCCGTGCCGGCCAGGGCGGTTGCTAACCCGCAGGCGGGCGGGCCCCATAAAAGAGGCTCGCTGGGGCCGACTTCAACTGTTAATAAAAGAAACCCTTTTGATTTAAACAGCGATATTTTGGAAAACTATAAAAATTGGGGAAAAACCCGCATGAATTTGGAAGCCGCCCATAAATTGGGTATAACCGGTGCGGGCGTTACCGTTATGGTTATAGATAGCGGCGTATCTCCTCACAAGGAATTTAAAACCGGGGCCATAAGCACTTTGGATTTTACCTCAAGCGGTCCTTATGATACTTTTGGACATTCAACAGGGGTTATAGGCATAATAATAGCCAAAGGCGAAGATATGCTCGGCGTAGCGCCTGACGCTAAAATTTACTCGGCCAAAGCAAACCCGGGGCAGGGGTTGATATCTTCCGGACCTGTCGTAAATGCTATTAACTGGGCTGTTGAGCATAATAAAACATCGCAAGATAAAATAAGCGTTATAAATTTAAGTTACGGCGTAAGCGGCTGGCAGCAAGACCTTGCCGACGCCATAAAAAACGCTTACAAAGCCGGCATAATTATCGTTGCGCCAAGCGGCAATGAAGGTTTTCATAAAGTTCTTTTTCCGGCTAGTATGGATGAGGTTATAGCCGTTTCCGGCATAACCGCGCATGACGGCGCTTACGGCAAAAGTTCTTACGGCGCGCAGGTTGATTTTACCGCGCCGGCTTCCGCCGTTTACACAACAGGTTTAAACAATTCTTATATTTGGGCGGACGGAACCTCTGTCGCCGCGCCTTATGTGGCGGGTATGGCCGCTTTGGCTATCGAAGGATACAGGCTTGCTAACGAAGGTAAGGATCCTTCGCCCGCGCAGGTAAAGGAAATTTTAGCCGCGGCCTCGTCGCTTGCCAGCGGGCCGCATAAACTTAAACAAGGTTACGGTGTTATAGATGCGGGTAAAGTGGCTGCGAGGTTTGTTCCCGCAGGTAAAAAATAA